DNA sequence from the Vicia villosa cultivar HV-30 ecotype Madison, WI linkage group LG3, Vvil1.0, whole genome shotgun sequence genome:
CCTCTCCCTTAATTTCTAATCTCTTAAAGGTGTTTGAAAGTCCATAGCTTATTTGGtttaattattagtattagtGTTATCTTGTGGTTGGGGAATGTCCTAACACAATTTCTTTATCTATGGTTGTATTATCCTTTCTTTATCTATTGAATGAGATCTTTCCTATAAAAAAAGAAACACCACGATAATACATACTTTGTTTCCAAAAAGACTAAGTTCAAACTCTCTCCAAATATAAttgtaaattaaataattattagtgttaattatttattaatatataatttttcctTCATACTTTTAAGGGTTAATAATTCTTGTGGTCCCTGTAATATTGAAAGAGTCTGGTTTTAGTCCCTGTAATATTATAAGTTTAGATTACATCCttgtaatataatattatttacttTTAATCCCTCATTAAACATTTTCTCATTTAAATTAGCTGATTTGGCATGATGATGTGGCATTACCTATTGTTTTAATAACAAGtggaaaattatatttaattttttttatttgtgacCAATCTTTCTTTAACGATATAcaatatatcttttttttttatttgttgagAATATCAAAATCCCTAAATTGAAGAGCTAGTTCCGCGACGGCTGAGTACCATTTGCTGGTAAAATCGTGGTTTTTTCATCACTATTTCTTCTTTCACTTCGTTTTCTACTCCCTTCAATCTCATTTTCGTTATTGTTTATACCAGATTTCGTCTTTATTAGGTTTCTCCTTTGGATATGgatttgtttctctttcaattTATCAAACTCCTTTTGATCTTAAATTTTGCTAAATTTCATGTATGATTTGTTTTGTATATGCAGAAAAATGAGGCTTGTGGTTTGTTTATTTGGGAAGAGAAATTACTCATTGTTAATGAAAGAAAATCAACTCACGATGATTGCAACATGTGAAGTGAAGAAGCCTATTTTGAAGAAATTTGGGACTATATTTGGAAAAGAATATATGGGTCAAAGAAGATTAACAAAATAAAGAAGTTGACAAGTGAAAATAATTTGGGAATGATTTTGGAAAAAAAGAAATGGGTCAGAGATTGAAGAAATTTGGGATTATTTTTAGTGTAGTTTACAAGCCAATGTAACTTGTTTCAATCCAATGTAACTTGTTACTTATTCAATGAATATTATGAATTCTTTTCAATCCAATTTAAGTTGTTGACACTGCTTATGCTTATTCCTTCATTCCTAAATCACATTGTATATGCAGTGATACAATGATTAATACTGTAACTGATGTATAAAAATGAAGGCAACAATGTGTAAAAATTCTGCAATGTGAGTGTAAAAATTCTGCAACTAATGTGTAAAAATTCTGCATTGTATGCATAAAAATTATGCAATGTGAGTGTAAAAATTCTGCATTGTATGCATAAAAATTATGCAATGTGAGTGTAAAAATTCTGCAATAGTGTAAAAATTCTGCATTGTATGCATAAAAATTCTGCAATGTGAGTGTAAAAATTCTGCAATAGTGTAAAAATTCTGCAATGTGAGTGTAAAAATTCTGCAATAGTGTAAAAATTCTGCAATGTGAGTGTAAAAATTCTGCAACTAATGCATAAAAATTCTGCATTGTATGCATAAAAATTCTGCAATGTGAGTGTAAAAATTCTGCAATAATGTAAAAATTCTGCAACTAATGTGTAAAAATTCAGCAACTAATGTATGTGAAAATGATTTATATTGGATTTGTTATGCACTGTTACTAGAAAATACTTGTTTTCATTACAATTCTAATTTTTAAGACTTGTTGTCATAGACTAATAAGACTTATACCAAAACATTTATATATTGATACTAATTTATAACATAACTTTTCAAGAAGTATATGTTGGTCTTATTATTTTTCCATTACAATTCCAAATATAATTACTACAGTTCCAAAAAAATGTGTCCTTTCCATAATATATTCAATTCTAAAATATAGAGCAAATATCCATGTCTAAAATACATAACAACAATTCTAGTTCTTATTCCAAttctaaaacaatttcaaaacaaatgaGCATTAATTCCAACAATTCCAAAACATAAAGTAATCTCTAATCTCTAAATTTCAGCAACTATATGAGCAGCAGTCGATTCTGTTTCTGTTATAATTTCTCCTCTACTTTCAGCAGCTAAGTGGGCAGCCATAAATTCATTTTCAGCTGCAATTTCTTCTTAAATATCAGtaacaacttcttcttcaattACAGCAGTAACGTGAGCAACTACAGGTTCAGTTTCAGCAACAGTTTCACCTTCCATgtcagatttttgttgtttatttgttAGCTTTCTCTGTATAAACaaaatgtataatatttattagttTTCAATAAATCCATATATTGAACATTGAAATACATAGCAAACAATTTTACCTTTCGTATCAAAGCATCTTGGTTATTTTTGGCACTTTTACACTTTCTTGAATTGTGACCAAATTTATCACAGTTGGTGCACCTATAAGCAACACCGGGCCTCCTCATCCTTGCACCACCCTCATCATGTTCTCTAAATCTTAGTTTCTTAGGCCTACCGGGACCTTTCTTATAGGATGGTGGTAGCATTTCGTCAGCCTCAACATTAGGCCACATATCCATACCATTTATAGGGCTTACACTAAAGCTATAACAAAGCTTATAAGCCTCCCTCTTATAGTAGTTATCTACATAAGATTCTGGTGATTTTTTCTCGTAACTCATTGCAGCCACAACATGCCTACAAGGAATTCCAACTAGGTCCCAAAAACAACAAGTACATGTCTTTTTGGCAAGATCAACAATGAATTGATGTCCATTGTAAGCGTGGTTGATTTGCCAACATTGCTCTCCACTCCAAGTTGGAACCCATTGACCACTTAAAAGAACTTCATGGTCCAACCTCTTCCTAGGGATAGGCATCACATTGTGTTGCCACTTATCAAGCTTAGAGACACTAATTGCCATCCTGTTCATTAAATAGTTTCTAATCCACTCACACATTGTTAGAATTGGCTTATCCCTAGCAACTAGTATTGTGCTATTAAATGACTCACTTATATTATTCATCAAGACATCACATTTTGGATAAAAGCTAAATGCATGCTTACACCATCCTCTAGTAGGCACACCCATCAACCACTCCCAAGCTTTTTGGTCCAGCTGCTTCAATTCACTCATTTTCTTTTCCCAAGCTTTATAATATGTTGCCTTTGCTGCCCCCATCATAAGGTCTCTAATTAAGGTTCCTCCACCAAACTTCTTCTTAAAGTTTGCATATAGGTGTCTAAGACATACCCTATGCTCAATTCTGTCAAACATCTCCTCAACCACGGGAATTAGTCCCTGTATACATTAAATAATTGGCTTAGAATATCATTACATTTATacaaacaataaacaaaaaatgATATGAGTTTTTACCTTTTGTTGATCTGAAATGAAAACATATCTTCTATCTTGGCCAATGTCTTCAAGTAGTAATTGGAGAAATCATCTCCACGAATCTTTTGTTTCTGTTTCAACAACTCCAAAAGCTAATGGAAAGTATTGATCATTAGGGTCCCTTCCTACTGCAACTAAAAGTTGTCCCCCATACTTTGTCTTAAGGTGACAACCATCCACCCCTATAAAAGGCCTACATGCCATTGAGAACCCTTTTTTACATCCATCAAAACAAAAGTAAAATTTTCCAAACCGAGGTTGGAGGGTAGGGCTTGGTCTCTCCACATTTATCTTACAGGTATTCCCAACACTAACTCTCCTGAGCTCAGCAGCATAGCTCCATAACATAGCATATTGTCTAGCTGCATCTCCTTCAATTATCTGCTCTGCAATTTCTTTTGCCTTCCAAGCTTTTCCTTTAGTAATGCCAACAGAGTGGTTCCTTCTCATGTCAGTACTCATGATTTCAGACACTCTCACCTTTTCAACTGAATGAAGTTTCTCAACCACAGCCTTAGCCACCCACTGCGAATTTGCAGATTTGTTATTTAACACCCTAGCACATGTATGCGTACCCACCCAAGTCTTCAATTGATAAGTGTGCCTGTCACCAACTTTACTCACATGGGCTAAAAAACCACATTTGCTCCTACACTCCACCCTAACCCTAACTTTATCATTTTTCACAAACTTGATTTCTCTACCATTCAAAACTGACCACTCTCTAATTGCATTTTTAAATTCAACTAATGCATTAAATTCCATGCCTAATTTAAATTCATAATCTTTAGTCAACTGCTCTTTCCTAAACTTCTCATATTTAGGCCCTGTCTCCTTATCAGAGTCATCTGGGTCTGAACTTCCCAACTCATCACTAACATAATCGTCATCATTAACTTTTTCAAAATCAGCTTTTCTTTTATAACCACCAACAACTTTTGTAGGAGCTAACGCACTTGATTTAGTTCCAAATTTTTTCCGATTAATTATGGTTCTTGAAGAACCTTCCAAAGCTTTTTCCACTTCCACAAACCCCTCATCAAGTGCCTTTGTTCTCTCTTCTTCACTATCTTCAAAAATAATTCCATTAACCTCTTCATCACTATTGTAACAACTTTCTTCATCACCAACTTCTTTTTGTACATTAATACATTGAGGTATTGTCCATCAACTTTATTATCAAGAGAATGAATACCAATTTCCATGGCATGTGAATCCTCCAACATTAGCTTAAAATATTCATCAACTCTGTCAATTTTTCTCCATAACCTAAAATTTACTTCATTATAGCCCCAATCCTTCACCAAACTAACAGCTTCACAAAAACTCCATTTATCATAGTCTTGATCAGATATAATTGTTTCAACTCCTCCTCTGTAAAACAAATGGCCGTCTCTTACAAACTCCCCGCCATGGTGAAATATCACATTGAAGAAGctcattttctaaaataaaataggttTGGTAAAGGTTTTTCGGTACAAAGATGAAAAAATACGAgataaagagagaaaaataaGACTAACCTGATGATATAGATTCCAAACTGAAGAAAGATGAACTTGATGAAGAAAATCCCGAAACAAACTTGGCGACGTAACGATCACGGTGTACGTAATGGATGACAGTGAAAAACAAATTTAGTGCTTCCTCATTTGAATATCTAAATTGGTCGATGGTTCGATTTTGATGATGAAAGAAATTGGAGATGGTTAGATTAGGGCAAACACTAAGTTGCAAGTTTTTTATAATTGATGAATATGAAGAAACGTtaagaaataagaagaaatatGTGATTAATATATAAGTGGAGTCTGAAGgttaatttatcaaaataaataaaatagtaataattaaatataatgaaaatttctttacccacctccctatgggggtcacccccagcgaaaaacccattttaccccgcttcggaaatgcatttccgaaatattttttttttcaaaatttttccagacttcggaagtgcatttccgaaaaaatcccaaaaattggaattttgactaattcggagatgcatctccgaaacaaaaaaaaaaaatcttaaaaaatcccaaaaattaattttaagatattaattaattcacatatcacaaatttgatataatttatgagtaataaataataataattatatattttgatataatttatgagttatgaataatagttattatatatttctatcctaattcaaattttaaaatttaaaataattttaattatcaaaattaaaataatttcacttacaaaataagttataattttttatttatatatttataataattgttaatctttataaaaactaacatatttttattttaaaacaaaactcacgtttttattttctttaaaaaaaatcatattcaattaattaaagtaaataataaaattgtttcaattttaaatagaataaaaaataatgctcaaaatgtgcataaataatgaataataagcacacaaatatgtaaaaataaaaaatatatataatattttttaaaatgtttaaaaataattacaaaatattatcaattttattgttcactttatataatatttttggattaatcattaatccttgtttgtttttatatttactatttatatagtttttatattttaacgcactatttaaaaatataacaatttttatagtgtatataaagtatatataatataagtttatttaaataaaaataacaaaatttgattgaaggtcagatttttttttatttcaatataacgtttattatttattaatattaaaaaatttataatttaaaaattaaaaattaaaataagtttgtagaatataatttttcttaattatcaaaattgtcatttgtttaaaattgagataaatcattatttaataaaaaataacatttcctacaaataaatattaaaaatcacgtatttttaagaaaaattaatataaattacgtgattattattattattaattataatacattatttttattatttatttagaaaaaaatgtgattttttaattaaaaaaacgtgtattcattatttgaaacaaatttcacaattatttaaattacaattatatttttttttcacaataaaattattatgctaattattatttagtttttgtatattttttatagacactttgtgaatttgtatatattatatttaaaaatgaaacaactttattatttatattaagtgaattcaatatgattaaatttaaataaaattaaaaaaaaattcaaaaatatttagcattatgattttttttatatgaagtataattagatagttatacaaaaatgtgaaaaatctattttatgtATGAGAATAGGGAATTATGATTTATTAGAGAGGAAattatttattactaaaaataggagaaaattattttaagtaagaatcttGAGAAaattattgattcactttcattttatacctattaattgtattgattcaccatgattttaattttttaataattattcaattatttcggaagtgtatatccgaaacattccaagaccaatttggtcttggcaTATTTCGGATATGGATcgccgaaaacacctccctctcccaagggggtgagttcggagatgaacttccgaaacaccacattttctgaaaatgtaactttatttcggagatgcatctccgaaatcaatattttatattaaaaaaaatacgttttcggacgtttatttccgaaaacacatttttttcaaaaaaagtaccttttcgaaaataaacttccgaaacaaggggtagtgttgtaaattcaccaggggtgagcaagaaggttaggaggtgggtgaagaaattctcaatATAATTTTCCACTTGTTATTAAAACAATAAGTAATACCACATCATCATGCCAAATCAGCAAATTTAAATGAGAAAATGTTTAATGAGGGATTAAaagtaaataatattatattacaaGGATGTAATCTAAACTTATAATATTACAGGGACTAAAACCAGACTCTTTCAATATTACAGGGACCACAAGAATTATTAAccctacttttaaaaaaaataatttacacttaAAATTATTCTACAGAAGTTAGAgattaatctaacggtttaaTCTTACTTTGTTAGTTAAGGTGTgttatttttatgcattttatcctCATTAAGTAAAAGTATATCCAGTGAACGAAGAACTTTCCACTCATTTATCTTTAAGGTATCAAATCCAACAACAAAATTCAAAAGGAATAATAGAAATTctcaaccaaaaaaaaaagaaaaagaaatgaagaacTTCCCACTATCTATCGTTTTCACAGTTTCCCAGTCCTATAAATACCAGGAACTCCAATACATTTCAataccacatcttgaatcattttCAAATACATAATTCAGGTAATATAAGCCATGTCAAAGACAGTTTGTGTGACGGGAGCCAGCGGAGCTATCGGATCATGGGTGGTCCGCCTCCTCCTCGAACGCGGCCACACCGTCCACGCCACCATCCAAGATCTCGGTTagccactatatatatatatatatatatatatatatatatatatatatatatatatatatatatatatatatatatatatatatatatatatatatatatatatatatatatatatatatatactgcacAATTAACGTATAAACattacaaaaataaacaaaaataattaaaattcacAATCACAATTTTTGTACTAATTAGCTTAAATTGTTGCTGGAAAACaatattgttatttaaatttacaGAGGATGAGAACGAGACGAAACATTTGGAAGCCATGGAAGGAGCAGAGAGTCGTCTCCGATTCTTCGAAATGGATCTTCTAAACAGCGACTCTATCGCCGCTGCCGTGAAAGGTTGTGCCGGAGTTATTCATCTTGCATGTCCAAACATTATTGGTGAAGTCAAAGATCCGGAGGTTCAAAATAAATTCAAGATTTTAATTAATATAGTTCAATTTAATTTATATGCTCTATATTAATTAATGTTAGTATTTGTATTGTTGCTAAAAATGCAGAAGCAGATATTGGAACCGGCAATTCAGGGAACGGTGAACGTGTTGAAGGTGGCAAAGGAAGCAGGGGTGGAGCGTGTGGTGGCGACGTCGTCGATCTCCGCCATCATACCGAGTCCTAATTGGCCGGCAGATAAGGTTAAGGATGAGAACTGTTGGACTGATCTTGACTATTGTAAGGAAAAGAAGGTGAGTTTTGCTATTTAAAATTTTTTcactaattatttattataaacaacTAATTTTAGTAATCTAATTATAATTAGGGTCTTTCTAACAAGTGCCCTCAGAATAATGATtaagtatttaaaaaaataattataaaaatttaacacTTTAATTTTCGAAACATTAAATACGTATATTAtcgaaataaatttattatttttaaagttttaattattattccgAAGACACTGATTAATATTTctcatataattatttattatgtatataaatatttatgCGTGCCTATGATTTGGATGAGTGACCTCCACAAAATACCTACCGAACCACATAAACTTTTTTTTAGTGAGGTTAGAATTTTCATACTGGATAATATATAGtctcaaaaatatatattagttagACTAATTCTCACTCtataaactaaatttatttaTAGGTTTAGTTAAGTCTAAACTACATTTTACATTTTCATAATGTACTAAAAGTCTCATTTAAGAAGTGATGAAATATAATTTATCATCAAATTTTTGCTACCAGACTCTCTATAATTACCCATTTATAAATGTGAGTGAGTGTTTTAAAAATCTAAGATCAAACAATATAGAAAGGTGATTATCACCTACAAAACGATTTTGCAGATTAAGTTAGGGCTTAAAATTCATTTTCTTCGCAATATTAAGAGTAACCCAAAACCGCTAAGGATATAATGGATAAAGCAGGTTACTTATGTTTAAGGTTGGACATTCGATTGATTTGGATCAGTTTCAAACTCAAAATTTAAATCCGATGCaaatcgttgttgttgttatatttataagGTCGAATTTTAACCAATTAAATCTTGATTTATCGATATAATTAGTTAAATCGATTTGACAAATAAATTGATTTATcaaaattttagaataatttaaaagaaaattattttctcttaatgaaaaaaattattattgctcgataatatttcaaatatatcattatcttactttaaaaaaataatattcaaaatatcATATACATCTtgtcatataataataaaaataaatattaattaatttctatCGATTTCGATTTTCAACggtttaaaaataattatctaaatataattgaaataatcATATACTATTCAAATTAAACAACCGAATCAACCCGACAAACAATCGAATCCAaatctatttatataaaaaagacaataaatcaatcgatttgaatggCAGGGTTTAAATCTGGTATCCCTACGTGTGTGAATAATGCTACAATGGAGAATCTTTGAgctaaaacaaaaacaataaagtaATGGACAAATTTggaaatatgattttttattttatgatttctaCGAACAGTTTAAAAGTAGTATCATTAGCTCTACAAACCACGT
Encoded proteins:
- the LOC131658483 gene encoding uncharacterized protein LOC131658483; this encodes MSFFNVIFHHGGEFVRDGHLFYRGGVETIISDQDYDKWSFCEAVSLVKDWGYNEVNFRLWRKIDRVDEYFKLMLEDSHAMEIEVGDEESCYNSDEEVNGIIFEDSEEERTKALDEGFVEVEKALEGSSRTIINRKKFGTKSSALAPTKVVGGYKRKADFEKVNDDDYVSDELGSSDPDDSDKETGPKYEKFRKEQLTKDYEFKLGMEFNALVEFKNAIREWSVLNGREIKFVKNDKVRVRVECRSKCGFLAHVSKVGDRHTYQLKTWVGTHTCARVLNNKSANSQWVAKAVVEKLHSVEKVRVSEIMSTDMRRNHSVGITKGKAWKAKEIAEQIIEGDAARQYAMLWSYAAELRRVSVGNTCKINVERPSPTLQPRFGKFYFCFDGCKKGFSMACRPFIGVDGCHLKTKYGGQLLVAVGRDPNDQYFPLAFGGLIPVVEEMFDRIEHRVCLRHLYANFKKKFGGGTLIRDLMMGAAKATYYKAWEKKMSELKQLDQKAWEWLMGVPTRGWCKHAFSFYPKCDVLMNNISESFNSTILVARDKPILTMCEWIRNYLMNRMAISVSKLDKWQHNVMPIPRKRLDHEVLLSGQWVPTWSGEQCWQINHAYNGHQFIVDLAKKTCTCCFWDLVGIPCRHVVAAMSYEKKSPESYVDNYYKREAYKLCYSFSVSPINGMDMWPNVEADEMLPPSYKKGPGRPKKLRFREHDEGGARMRRPGVAYRCTNCDKFGHNSRKCKSAKNNQDALIRKRKLTNKQQKSDMEGETVAETEPVVAHVTAVIEEEVVTDI